The genomic DNA GGTTGGAGTCCTAACACACGTCATTATCCATTGTATCCATTTAGTATCAAACCCAAACCTGAACATTGTTTCTTGTAAGAAATCCCACTCCAATATGTCGTATGCCTTTGTGATGTCCTTGAGTGCTAAGAAGGAGTTGGAGCATCGCCTTTTAACTTTGACGGCATGGATCAATTCATGTGCGATTAGCACAATGTTTGTAATGATCCTGCCTGGTATGAATGCCGCCTGTTCTTCAGAAATGAGTGCGTTTAAGTGCTGCTTTAGCCTTGAGACCAAGATTTTTGATATTATCTTATAGCTGACATTGCAGAGAGCTATTGGCCTGAATTCACTCATATGTCTTGCTGTTTCTGTTTTCGGGATCAGGCAGATGTTTGTGTGGTTCAGCGATGTGTCAAAGGAACCTCTAGTGAAGAAATCTTGTACTTCGCAAATGATTGCTTCCTTTGTTGTCTCCCAAAAGTGTTGATAAAAACCACCCGTAAAGCCATCTGGACCAGGAGCACGCGTGGGTCCTATAGAGAAGATTGCCgttctgatttcttcttcagAAACAGTTTTAGTGAGATCTGCATTAATCTTCGGTGTCACTCTGCTTTGGAAATCATGGAAGACATGGTAGTGGTTGTTCTGTGGAGTGAGTTCACTCTTAAATAGGTTAGTGAAATACTGCTGTGCAACTGAGCCGATATGAGAATCTCCATAGTGTTCGATACCCATGTCATCAAGgattgaataaattttatttctggCTGTGTGACTCTTTGCGATAGCAAAAAAGAACTTGGTATTGCGGTCACCTGAGGTCATCCATTGCTTTCTGCTCTTAATACGCCAGAATTCCTCTTCATTTGCATAAGCAGTACTCAGCTTCTGTCGTAGGTTTTGTATCTGTTGCGTAGGGGCATGTTCAGAGTGCGCTTTATCAATCAGAGATTTCAAGACTGTAATCTCCTCCCTTGAATTTGATCTATTGTTACGCTTCCAGGATGATATTGCTTTCCGGCATTCTCTGAGTCTGTTGCTTAAAGTTAGAATGTTTCCTTGTCGACTGCGGTTCCACCCTTGTTCTACAATCTCACTAAAGCCCTCTCTATTAGACAGTCTGTTGTCATAGTAAAACTGTCCTCGCCGGGGAGAGAAATCATTGGAGATAGTAGTGACTACTGGTCTGTGATCACTCTCTATTAGTTCCAAAAATTCTACATGTGAAGCGGGGAACTGAGCAAGCCATTCATTGTTTGCCAGCGATCTATCTAAACAACATGCAACATCATGAGAGTGTCGTTTTCCTGCCCAAGAGAAGGGATCACCTTGATGTTTCAAATCATGGAAGTCACAGATTTGAATCATATTTCTGAAGTCCGCAAAAGAGCTTTCAGGACGAGAAGGGCCACCTCTTTTTTCATGATTACCTCTGATTTCATTGAAATCTCCTATGGCCATCCATGGTCCAGTTCTGTTTACTGCAGTTCTTTCCAATCTTTCCCAAACCAAGTGTCTAAGAGATGGATTTGGATTACCATATACACAAGATAAGTAGAAACCAAATCCATTAATCTGAACATAAGTGTCTACAAGATTTGGGGATTGATAAAGAATTGAAACAGAAATACTACTATGCCAAAAGAGAGCAATACCACCACTTAATCCTACAGGGGGAACTGTTACTAGTCGGTCATAACCTAATTCAGCACAAACAGAGCGAACAGCGTCATCtccttgttttgtttccattagGCACATGATGTCTGGAGAGTAAGATCTCTTAATCTCCTTTAGACGTCGAACTGTGAGGTCATTGCCTAGTCCTCTATAGTTCCAAGCAGTTGTCCTCATGGGGGAAGTGGTGGTTCAGGGCCCACCGCGCCTCTTTCAAGTCGTTTGGGTGACAGTAAGTCGCCCGAGTCGTGTTCATCAATGTCTCCTGCAACCGTGTGTGAACATTCTGGTATGTCAGGTTGCTCTAGATTGGTCTCCCTCTTGCGTTTGCCACGAGCCTTCATGTCTGCTAAGGTAGGATTTTCCACTTGGTGATGGATGTTGGAGGCAGGATCAGTTGCGAGTTGTCTATTTGGGTGATTGGGAGCATCTTGAGCAAGGACTTCAGCTTCGATTGGATCCTCCTGAATCTGATCATGGTGTGGTGGTTCCTCTCTGCCTGCAGCATCGAGTTGATCCTCATCGTGGATCTCGCGAATAATCACACCGCCATTATGTTGGCGAAAGGGTGGTAGGTCTTCGTCCTCATCAGGGTCCTCAGGTGGTTCATCACCTCCATTATGAAGAACACAGGCTCCGGTATCATGAGTTAGCATACCACATACCTCGCAAAAGCCACGAAGTCTTTCAAAACGGAATCGAAGGAGAGTATTAACCCCATTTTGAAATTGAAAGTGTCGCTGAAAGCGGAGGGGAAGATGAATGTCCCAATGGATCTGTACTCGCACAAACTCCACTCGAGCGGCGGCTTCAGCATCGTAGTCTACATCCAGAAGGTTACCAATGGAGCGACCAATGTAGGAGATGACACCAAGATTGAGGTACTGGAAAGGGATGCCGCGGATTTGATTCCAAAAGGGGATAAAATCCATGAGAGGTGGATTATCATTGGGAAACCATCTCTGGAGAACCAGCATTCGATCATTAAATGCCCAAGGGCCACGGCGGAGGACCAACTCTAGCTCTTCTTCCGTCGGGAAGATAAATTGGAAGGTATTACCTCCCACAATTCGACCATGGATTAGGCCCGCTTGGCCCCAGATACGGGGCATGGAAGCAATGATGGAACGAAGATTCTGGCGACGAGGAATGACTGGTCGTCCCATGAGGATGAAGCGACTCTCCACCGCAGCAACGGCAACGACATCCGCCGGAATTGCAACATGAGCATCATCCGCTCCCAAATTGATGTCTTGAACCGCCCTTCTCAAATTGTCCGCCATTAGTAAAAGTACACTGTAGTAGCGAAGAGGGAAATTTGTAGTTGTTGATAGCGGAAGGAGTTTGTAAATCATTTGGAGATCTCGCCATCGGTATTTATAGGGATAGGCATAGACATTAACCGTTTCATGAGCATCACGAAGAAAGGAGGATTTCATGGAGATAACCACCATCAGATCGTGGAGAAACTGCTCCACAACGCCGGCGCAACTGAAAGAAACCGTCCCCCAAGGGACGGGGTTGAGgatccaaaaccataaaataacCGTTTTGACAATCGTCTTTTCGATCGCCTCagacatttttaattaattattaatatttgttgTATGCTTTAGGTTGGAATTTTAATGAGATAATATTAcagccaaaataaaaaaaagtataaaaattgttaatattttttcagaAATACACGAAGCAAAAACAGAGAcaccaagaaaaaaattcagagttcatcaaagaaacaaatctcgatccaacaaaaaagaaaaagggataatcagttttgttttgtttatgattccCTCTCTTAGTTAAATACGCCACAGTCGCGACGGATGTTACCGTTGCGTCTAGTCTTAACTCCAACGCGGCCGAGTTTGGTCATAGCGGTGACAAACGCCTTGTTGAAGGCAACAGAGTTCTTGGCCCAAGCATTAACGGTGGGCCTTGAGCGGCCATCGGTGAAGAGAACTTGGTCGGAAGTGAAGAGTCCTTTGCCTTGTTGCAAATTCTTGAAGTAAAGGTTATCGAATTTTCTTGGAGTGGTTGGGTCCATGTTGATGGCGATTCTTGGGTCAACCTTCTTGGGACAAGCCGCTTGAAGTTCTTTAGCGTAGGCTTTGTTTAGAGTTGGGTCAACGGAGTGAGTACGGTTAAAGTTGTAGATTCTGTTGAACACTTTGCCACAATGGGCGAATCCAAGTGTGTGAGCCGCTGCATTGTTAataaagggtaaaaaaaaaaacttagattagATTCGGTTTTGTTCATAGATTTGGTTTTAAACCAAACTGAGcagaaatttatttaaaaacaaattaaaccatataCTTGAGTATCCACTTCAAAATATTATTGAGTGAGTTGTTATTATTACCTGAAAGAGCGATCATGTCCTCTTGGGTAAGTTTGTTTTTGGCAAAAAGCTTGTTAAGTTCTGTAACTTTGTCATTTGGCCCTGGCAAGTTTCCAGTAACGCTAGCTGCAGTCGACACCAAACCATCAAACCTTCCGAGTTCCACCGGGTACGACGGTCCTCCGGCCTAAATACACCCAAAAACATTAAATCTTTGTTGTATAATAGATAAGCAAACCGTTTTACATAACTATAAAGTTCTGTGTTTTTCTACCTATAATTTcccaaaaatattgtatataatagaaagaaaatgaatCTATAACGTACCGCAACAACAACATCTCGGGTGGCTAAAGTAAGAATATCAGCACAAGAGATCTTGTTTCTGCAACTTGGGATTGCGTCAAGAGCTTTCTTGGCTTTGATCACAACGTCAAATCCATCTCCAGCCAATGAAATATTGTCTGGATGATCCTTCTCAGCTTTGTTCTTAGGCGTTGACTGAATCATGACCGACGCATCACACCCCTATAtacacaaaccaacaaaaatagTTAAGAAATCATCATATGAAAGGTttcaaatacaaaatacaaaagatcAACGAAAGTTTGAGTATTACATTGACGAAGCAATCGTGGAAGAAGAGACGGAGGGTAGCTGGGATGGTGACGAAGGTCTGCTTGACTTTTTGTTGGACGACTGTTCTCACGATCTGTTCAACATTCGGACATACCTTTCCGTAGAAATTGGTTTTGAGCTGAGCTGTGGTTGTGTCCGGGAACATAGAGATGGTGAGACTAAGAGCCACGACTATAACCAGACCGAACCTCGCCATTTCGTCGGAAAAATGAAAGTTGTTGTGTTTTAGGCGAGAGAGATTGTCTGAGTCGTGAGAAACGAAGGAAACTATGGAATTGTATTTATAGGAATTGGTAAATTAgactttataaaataatatgattttaaaaagttgttcGTGTTTGGAAGAAGTTTTCAAATTTGGCCGATTCATAAATATAACTTGGAGCCACGTTCTTAGTGATGGCCGACGAGTTGTTTCTTCGGTAATATGGGTTTTCAATTACTGGTAAAagaatttgagttttgtttaatCGTTGACTTTATAGAATGTATATGCGTATTTTTACTTCTTCTAGTATAATTCCATTTTGGGCCAACTTTGAGAATTTGACTTCTACAGGCTTTTTAAATGTTTCATGTAGTCAGGCCCATGGACATAAATAGTACTTTTGATAAGATAAGTAGAAacttaaatagtttttttgatGGGTCCATATCTCAGCCTCAGGGAATCTAAACAAAGATCTCTAGCAACAAGAAACATGCCACTTGGGGAATCTAAACAAGGGATATAAAGATACTCTCAAACGTGACCTTCGTGCAGAGCAAAAATAGCaacaatttgtatttttgtagaATTTATAGGACTACTAGGTGACCAAAAAGGTATTGTGGTTATATATGgaatatagaacaaaaaaaatcatctacgTCCATTTTCATGTAATTCTTGTATAACTTATATACTCCTAGttgatttgataaataaaaGAGGAAATAAATTGTGAAAAGAGAGTGCTTTTACTGTTTTATAAAACTCGAAGTCGAAACTTTTATGTCAGTAAAAAGAATATAAGGGACGTTTTATAAGCTCGAGATGTCACCCATTGGTTAGTATAATTACCCTTAGTGTTAGTGACACGTAACTGGAAGAAAACACTTGTTTAATCATCTTAGATTACACTTTCCAACTAGAAATAATCAAGCTCTCGTGATTATGAAATGGGAAACCCGAGGTTCAGAATTCCAGAGGGCCGTGATCCTTGATTTTCTCAACATGTCTCAAAATGAAATTTCCATTTTCTTTAATAAAGTACTCCTAATAAACACATCTAATAATATACTCCTAATAAACACTAGTATTATAGTAGTATGTACACAGTAATAAATAATGAAGTAGTCAtttaacttaaaagaaaaaaatcttgatttcaaaatttgattaacaattgaaattgttaattaattttgttaatatttgttaaaagatTATCTTACAGAATAAGAAGATTAATGTTCAAGTTTCTTCTATAAGATCTTAACTATATCTGGTTTAGAGCTCATGGTTAGCCGATACACATTTTGAATgctaaaaatatgtttttccaCATATTTATAACTTTAGAATAAGTTTCATtatgaaattacataaatatatagtatatgctAGTAAATGTAATTACGatatgtacaatatatatatgtgcttatAGATTGGTATATTTCGCATGCATTTCTgtgtttatataatttcaatACCTAATCAAATTCGAAGCACACAAAGACACGCATGTGTGAACACACACACGGATATCCATGCGTATAGACTATAAAATTTGATATcgttaattaatttgttaatacTATCTTTTAATCGAAAAAGActtacgtaaaaaaaaaaacaaaagtgagtATAAAGCGCGTGATCATAGCGTAGGAAGAGGGACAAAACATTACTGCAGAAGTCAGTGTTTCGTTTGCTTCAAGAACCTACGAAGACAGTCTTCACACCTCTCGGAACCAGCGTTGATACTGTAGAATGCGATCACTCcagaaacacataaataattattctagttgaaaacaacaatttaCGAGGAAGAATGAGCACTCCTCAAACGCGGGCGTTGATCGGACCCACGGCTCCATGCCATTGCCGCTCTTCTCTCCGGCAACGCGtgcctctctctatctctctcatcCACATTTCGAAGcacgtttctttctttatttggttATAGAAATAAAACTAGTAGCTAGTTGTCACATGTTTTATGCTAACACAACAGATGGGTACATATATGTAAATAGCGAAGTAATTGATATACTTACGGAGTTAGATCGAATCAGTAGTAGGCTAGGcttattttatctaattttaaCTTAGCATGTTAGCATAATTAGCTAAATCCCTcatattcttttatattatgaGATCCAAGAGTTTACGATTGAAAGTTTTAAACatacattttttctattttgaaaatGATATTCTATAGgttacacaaaaaaagaaaagaaaatgatatcaTGTAGAATACGTACACTAAACCCTTATATCAAAATGGGGTTTTGAACACTTTTgctactttatattttttaaatcatgcATTCCTTATCGTTAACATATAATTATGATTAGTGAGTTGTAAAGGATTTGACATTGTTCCCGGTACACATTACATAAGAAATTGACTTTATATAGAAGATAAATTTAACACAATCACGGCCAACTCTAAAGCCTTGTCTTGCATTAATTTAAATTTGACATAACATGCAAACTCAACGAGATAATAGAATTTTATTACAGAAAGAAAAGTCGGTCCAGGAACATTTAAtcagaaaaactttttttcattataaacaatactaaaaacaaaatgtgattATTGCTTACAGAAGAATTATTTGGTCACTTttattatgtgtgtgttttgtagATACGGTGGAGATCAGATCCTGTTGGGTCAGTTTTAAGACCTTTGAACAGTTCGAAAGGACATCCTTAACAAAATCCAACGGCTAAGATCTCTTTCTCCCCATACTTGGCCGGACCCACGACATGCCACCTATTCTCAGATTCTGATTCGCTCTCTCTCCCTAAATACCAAATTATTCTCTAAAAAGTCTgttctaattattttataatatctaCAATTTTTTTCACTAATCATACTTCTTTGTATAATAcagtaattataattttttttaagacaactggttttgttgatttgttaGTCTGGGTTGCATGTGATTCAAGCTCACCAAGATATAAGATGTTCCCCGTCGCTCTTTATTATcttaatcataattattatcGAATCATACTTttatatactagtattatataaagtttatattAGATATAAAGTCTCCAACAACCACTAAATTCACATTTATTTGACAAtgtatatacacacacacattctCGGGGATTTTtacctaaaaaaatatattaagctaTACGAGAAATTTCCAAAAAAGTTTTGGTAttcataataaattaataaataaagatgatataaaatataacttcAACCACCaattataaaattcatgaaGCATAAAACCCCAAGCCaggaatatatatttatatgggTGAATTTAAATTATGTGGATATGTGATGGCCGGATCCGAAATTGAATCTAGTATTGTCTCATCTGTCAAGCATGTaagatattaatatatatatatatatatggatgttGTAAGTAAAGCTTTGCTGGAGCTGTCTGAAGAGGTGGAATATGGCATATTTCTCAGAAGAAACGTTTGAAGGCTATTGGCTAAAGAAGACACagtgttgtttggttttggcATGAGTTTGCAACAATCACTTTGGTTTTTGTGATATTGTGTGAAAGAGATGAttagttaattagttttaaaCAATAATGATTACTTAAACCATACTTTTATAATCATTGTATATACTGTATTAGTGAActtctttttaaaatagtttatcTGCAGTATATATAACTAGGAAGAATGTGACGCACCAATCCATATCTCTTCTCTAAGCTCTCTTAATCATCTGCTTCTCTAAGCTCATTATTCTCTtctcaaaaaggaaaaaaaaaatctctctttaattttttttcatcatcatctccttccaTCATTTAATCAGCTTCTAAACCTAATTGTTTTCAGGTTAGTAACAATAATAATTCCTACTTATTTTatcttcttgatttgattttacTTGCGTGTCGTCGTCATTTCTTCATCAgcttgtactatatatatattgatatctATGTTTCGGATATTAAATTTTatcaccaaaaatatatataatttggtgtGAGTATTGAGATTGGTTTGGCTCATTTTGATTGAACAATATAGCTCTATTATTATTCCCACCAAACTTGACATCAAGTCTTACTGTGAAAACCACAAAAGTCCTTCAGAAATGGGGAAATGTAAAAGAATCTTTATTAATGAAAAGACAAGATTGACATGCGTCTAAGGGAAAGAACACGAACCACCAAATCGGTGTTTGAAAGTACAATATGAGATTTTGTATGTATAGATATATCAAGATATTTTTGTGCATGTTTGCCTAGATTTATAGCATTAGTGGCTAAAATTTTGCAGAATCTAAATCGAGTACtagcaaacaaacaatttttttcttttcttttttctggtCCCTAATTAACAACTTTTCAAATTTCACAGGTTATATTACAAAGCGAAGAAGCTCCAAGTTCGTCATATCAAATCTACTTAgagatatattataaaatcCTGATTTCTTGGAACATCAAAAACATGGAGAAGCTTCTTAACCCGTACGCTAAGCAGTGCATGAAAATGGCTATGCTTAAACACGAAGAAACTTTCAAGCAACAGGTAATTTAATTAGAAGATTCTGATCCAATTCATATTATATACGTCATGCACATGTTAAGATTAATATAAATAGTTCTTGAATGATTACATTTTCAGGTATATGAACTTCATAGGTTATATCAAGTCCAGAAGATATTAATGAAGAACATGGAGATCAATAATAAATTGACTACCAAAGGAAATAATAATGCGAACTCAGGACTAGGAACGTTCATCAGAAGAGTTGACCATGAGATTGACCGGCCGGCGAATTTTCCCGGTggtactaataataataatatagagattATGGATGAGAGTGAGATCGAGTTAACGCTTGGTCCGTCGTGTTACGGTGATGGTGATTTGATGAGgatgagcaagaagaagaagaagaactcttCGCCGGAGATGATGATGGACGGGAATTTAAACTCTGGTCGCCgcagtttctcttcttcttcgacagGATCaagtaataataacaacaacaacaacaacaatcttgaAGAGCAAGTGAGAATGATGAAACATcagaagcagaagcagccaTGGCTTCAGGCATTGACCTTGAATGTTATctgataattaattatattaatttttaactgt from Camelina sativa cultivar DH55 chromosome 2, Cs, whole genome shotgun sequence includes the following:
- the LOC104744706 gene encoding peroxidase 73-like isoform X1 produces the protein MARFGLVIVVALSLTISMFPDTTTAQLKTNFYGKVCPNVEQIVRTVVQQKVKQTFVTIPATLRLFFHDCFVNGCDASVMIQSTPKNKAEKDHPDNISLAGDGFDVVIKAKKALDAIPSCRNKISCADILTLATRDVVVAAGGPSYPVELGRFDGLVSTAASVTGNLPGPNDKVTELNKLFAKNKLTQEDMIALSAAHTLGFAHCGKVFNRIYNFNRTHSVDPTLNKAYAKELQAACPKKVDPRIAINMDPTTPRKFDNLYFKNLQQGKGLFTSDQVLFTDGRSRPTVNAWAKNSVAFNKAFVTAMTKLGRVGVKTRRNGNIRRDCGVFN
- the LOC104744715 gene encoding glycosyltransferase-like protein gnt13, whose translation is MEKLLNPYAKQCMKMAMLKHEETFKQQVYELHRLYQVQKILMKNMEINNKLTTKGNNNANSGLGTFIRRVDHEIDRPANFPGGTNNNNIEIMDESEIELTLGPSCYGDGDLMRMSKKKKKNSSPEMMMDGNLNSGRRSFSSSSTGSSNNNNNNNNNLEEQVRMMKHQKQKQPWLQALTLNVI